A single region of the Pseudorhodoplanes sp. genome encodes:
- a CDS encoding metal ABC transporter substrate-binding protein — protein MAAALTCFANAAPAQTAPAKPFRVVTTFTVIQDIAQNVAGDKAIVESITKPGAEIHDYQPTPLDIVKAQAADLVLWNGFNLERWFERFFENVKEVPSVVVTEGIEPMGIAEGPYTGKPNPHAWMSPANALIYVENIRKALVKFDPKNAESYNKNAAAYSAQIKALDEPLRKRLAAIPENQRWLVSSEGAFSYLTRDYNMREAYLWPINADEQGTPKQVRKVIDLVRKNKIPVVFSESTISDRAAKQVARETGARYGGVLYVDSLSAAGGPVPTFLDLLKVTVETIAKGFDK, from the coding sequence ATGGCTGCGGCCTTGACCTGCTTTGCAAATGCGGCGCCGGCCCAGACCGCGCCCGCAAAGCCCTTCCGCGTGGTGACGACATTCACGGTCATCCAGGACATTGCGCAGAACGTCGCCGGCGACAAGGCGATCGTGGAATCGATCACCAAGCCGGGCGCGGAGATCCACGATTATCAACCGACGCCGCTCGATATCGTGAAGGCGCAGGCCGCCGATCTCGTCCTGTGGAACGGCTTCAACCTCGAACGCTGGTTCGAGCGCTTCTTTGAGAATGTGAAGGAGGTGCCAAGCGTCGTCGTCACCGAAGGCATCGAGCCAATGGGCATCGCCGAAGGCCCTTATACCGGCAAACCCAATCCGCATGCCTGGATGTCGCCCGCGAATGCGCTGATCTATGTCGAGAATATCCGCAAGGCGCTGGTCAAATTCGATCCGAAAAATGCCGAGAGCTATAATAAGAATGCCGCTGCCTATTCGGCACAGATCAAGGCGCTCGACGAGCCGCTGCGCAAACGTCTTGCCGCGATTCCGGAGAATCAGCGCTGGCTGGTGTCGAGCGAGGGCGCCTTCAGCTATCTGACGCGGGACTACAACATGCGTGAGGCCTATCTCTGGCCGATCAATGCCGACGAGCAGGGCACGCCGAAACAGGTGCGCAAGGTGATCGATCTCGTTCGCAAGAACAAGATTCCGGTGGTGTTCAGCGAGAGCACGATCTCGGATCGCGCCGCCAAGCAGGTCGCACGCGAGACCGGAGCGCGTTACGGCGGCGTACTTTATGTCGACTCGCTCAGCGCGGCCGGCGGGCCGGTGCCGACCTTTCTTGATCTGCTGAAGGTGACGGTCGAGACCATCGCCAAGGGATTCGACAAGTGA
- a CDS encoding manganese/iron ABC transporter ATP-binding protein, translating to MTAPTKVTSAAAQLPGASISVRDLSVTYPNGFTAVHNASFELDPGTICALVGVNGSGKSTIFKAIMGFVRPSRGEVRLCGMPVEEAVKKNIVAYVPQSEDVDWNFPVLVETVVMMGRYGHMNFLRMPSRADRYKVDQALERVGMSAYRHRQIGELSGGQKKRVFLARSLAQEGRIILLDEPFTGVDVKTETAIISLLRELRASGHLMLVSTHNLGSVPDFCDQVVLLNRTVLAAGPTAETFTQKNLERAFGGVLRNFQLGGRALHDDDDARSVTVLTDDERPLVFYGDKPRQREPGEGA from the coding sequence GTGACTGCGCCGACCAAGGTCACGTCCGCTGCGGCCCAGCTCCCTGGCGCCAGCATTTCAGTCCGCGATCTGAGCGTGACCTATCCCAACGGCTTCACCGCCGTACATAACGCGAGCTTCGAACTCGATCCCGGCACCATCTGCGCCCTGGTCGGCGTGAATGGCAGCGGCAAGTCAACGATTTTCAAGGCGATCATGGGCTTCGTGCGGCCCTCGCGCGGCGAGGTGCGGCTCTGCGGGATGCCGGTCGAGGAGGCGGTCAAGAAAAACATTGTCGCCTATGTGCCGCAGAGCGAGGACGTGGACTGGAATTTTCCGGTTCTGGTCGAGACCGTCGTCATGATGGGCCGCTACGGACACATGAATTTCCTGCGCATGCCCTCGCGCGCCGACCGCTACAAGGTCGATCAGGCGCTGGAGCGCGTCGGCATGAGCGCCTATCGTCATCGTCAGATTGGCGAACTCTCCGGCGGGCAGAAGAAGCGTGTCTTTCTCGCGCGGTCGCTGGCGCAGGAAGGCCGCATCATCCTGCTCGACGAGCCATTCACCGGCGTCGACGTGAAGACCGAGACCGCGATTATTTCCTTGCTGCGCGAATTACGCGCCTCCGGCCATCTCATGCTGGTCTCCACTCACAATCTCGGCAGCGTCCCGGATTTCTGCGACCAGGTGGTGCTTCTGAACCGGACCGTACTGGCAGCCGGGCCGACGGCGGAGACTTTCACCCAGAAGAATCTGGAACGCGCCTTTGGCGGCGTGCTGCGCAATTTCCAGCTCGGCGGCCGGGCACTGCACGACGACGATGATGCCCGCAGCGTGACGGTGCTGACCGACGACGAACGGCCGCTGGTGTTCTATGGCGACAAGCCGCGCCAGCGCGAACCGGGCGAGGGCGCCTGA
- a CDS encoding metal ABC transporter permease, with translation MTEGTLLAELLVPFSYNYMLKAMWVSALVGGVCAFLSAYLMLKGWSLMGDALAHSIVPGVAGAYILGAPFAVGAFFAGILAAGGMQFVKQKSRLREDAVIGLVFTALFALGLLMASIWPTSVSIQTIVLGNILAIADEDVVQVASIAAVSLAILAFIWKDLMVTFFDENHARSIGLNTSLLKIVFFTLLSACTVAALQTVGACLVIAMVVTPGATAYLLTDRFGRLILISIALGVGTSFVGAYISYFLDGATGGVIVSLQTALFLTAFYLAPKHGVLAARRRRLAVTEASA, from the coding sequence ATGACGGAAGGCACGCTGCTGGCCGAACTGCTTGTCCCCTTCAGCTACAATTACATGCTGAAGGCGATGTGGGTGAGCGCGCTGGTCGGCGGTGTGTGTGCCTTTCTGTCGGCCTATCTGATGCTCAAGGGATGGTCGCTGATGGGGGATGCGCTCGCGCATTCCATCGTGCCTGGCGTGGCCGGCGCCTATATCCTCGGCGCGCCGTTCGCGGTCGGGGCTTTCTTTGCCGGCATTCTGGCGGCGGGCGGCATGCAATTCGTCAAGCAGAAATCGCGACTGCGCGAGGACGCCGTCATCGGCCTTGTCTTCACCGCTCTGTTCGCGCTTGGCCTGCTCATGGCGTCCATCTGGCCGACCTCGGTCAGCATCCAAACCATTGTCCTTGGCAACATCCTTGCCATCGCCGACGAGGACGTTGTGCAGGTGGCGTCGATTGCGGCGGTGTCGCTCGCGATCCTCGCTTTCATCTGGAAGGACCTGATGGTGACCTTCTTCGATGAGAACCATGCGCGCAGCATCGGCCTCAATACCTCGCTATTGAAGATCGTTTTCTTCACGCTGCTCAGCGCATGCACGGTGGCGGCGTTGCAGACGGTCGGCGCCTGCCTTGTCATCGCCATGGTCGTGACGCCGGGCGCCACGGCCTATCTGCTGACCGACCGTTTTGGCCGGCTCATTCTCATCAGCATCGCGCTCGGCGTGGGTACGAGTTTTGTCGGCGCCTATATCAGCTATTTCCTCGATGGTGCGACCGGCGGGGTTATCGTCTCGTTGCAGACCGCGCTGTTTCTGACGGCGTTCTATTTGGCGCCCAAGCACGGCGTTCTCGCCGCGCGACGCCGACGTCTGGCGGTGACGGAGGCGAGCGCATGA
- a CDS encoding metal ABC transporter permease: protein MMTVFEWVAGPLSYPFMQRALVVSVIVAAVCAVLSCYLVLKGWSLMGDAISHAVLPGIVIAYVLNLPLALGAFAAGLSCALFTGYLKENSRIKEDTVMGIVFSGMFGFGLVIFTKVETDQHLNHILFGNVLGVTLRDVVETAIVAGGTMLVVLLKRRDLLLYCFDPNHARSIGLPVRALHYGLLILLSLTIVASLKAVGIILVIAMLIAPGATAYLLTDSFERMLVIAAAVATVSAALGTVVSFHIDGATGACIVLIQAAIFVLAFLFAPKRGLLVRAT, encoded by the coding sequence ATGATGACGGTGTTCGAGTGGGTCGCGGGTCCGCTGTCTTATCCCTTCATGCAGCGGGCGCTTGTTGTGTCGGTGATAGTGGCGGCCGTGTGCGCGGTGCTGTCCTGCTACCTGGTCCTGAAAGGCTGGTCGCTGATGGGCGACGCCATTTCGCATGCCGTGCTGCCGGGCATCGTCATCGCATATGTCCTGAACCTGCCGCTGGCGCTCGGCGCGTTTGCCGCCGGCCTCTCTTGCGCACTGTTCACCGGCTATCTGAAGGAGAACAGCCGCATCAAGGAGGACACGGTGATGGGGATCGTGTTTTCCGGGATGTTCGGCTTCGGGCTTGTGATTTTCACGAAAGTCGAGACCGACCAGCACCTCAACCACATCCTGTTCGGCAATGTGCTGGGTGTCACCCTGCGCGATGTGGTCGAGACCGCGATCGTTGCCGGCGGCACGATGCTGGTCGTACTGCTGAAGCGGCGCGATCTCTTGCTCTATTGCTTTGATCCCAATCACGCCCGTTCGATCGGATTGCCGGTGCGGGCGCTGCATTACGGCCTGCTCATTCTTCTGTCGCTTACCATCGTCGCCTCGCTAAAGGCGGTCGGCATCATCCTCGTGATAGCCATGCTGATTGCTCCCGGCGCCACGGCCTATCTGCTCACCGACAGTTTTGAGCGCATGCTGGTCATCGCCGCCGCAGTGGCGACCGTCTCGGCGGCGCTTGGCACGGTCGTCAGTTTCCATATCGACGGGGCGACCGGCGCCTGCATCGTGCTGATCCAGGCGGCCATCTTCGTGCTGGCCTTTCTGTTCGCTCCCAAGCGCGGGCTGCTGGTACGGGCCACCTGA
- a CDS encoding ABC transporter substrate-binding protein produces the protein MLKILRSVAPALLAFAALQGLAPDAAFAQQPKPVSVIVFPGGFNWPIWAAQEKGYFERNGVAVTLTPTPNSAFQLTGLIDGKFDIAMTAIDNVIAYMEGQGAAKTTQAPDIIAFMGADNGFLRLITIPEVKSYADLKGKQVSVDAMTTGYAFVLRKLLEKGGLKYTDTEFVSAGGVLQRFQALMEKKHAGTLLISPFEVNAQAKGFNLLTNADEALGRYQGLVGAARRSWAKENEEAVVGYIRAYIAGLDWLYDPANKADAIALLRKNLPNMSAELAAKSYDILLNPKTGFARHAELDIEGVKTVLALRSEYGEPRKQLTDAAKYYDLRYHAKARGQ, from the coding sequence ATGCTCAAGATATTGCGCAGCGTAGCGCCGGCGCTGCTTGCTTTCGCTGCACTCCAAGGCCTCGCACCCGATGCGGCATTCGCACAGCAGCCCAAGCCGGTGTCCGTGATCGTATTTCCCGGAGGCTTCAACTGGCCGATCTGGGCGGCGCAGGAGAAAGGCTATTTCGAGCGTAATGGCGTGGCGGTGACTTTGACGCCGACGCCGAATTCCGCCTTCCAGCTCACCGGCCTGATTGACGGCAAGTTCGATATTGCGATGACGGCGATCGACAACGTGATCGCTTACATGGAGGGGCAGGGTGCAGCCAAGACGACGCAGGCGCCCGACATCATCGCCTTCATGGGCGCGGACAACGGATTCCTGCGCCTGATCACCATCCCGGAAGTGAAAAGCTACGCCGATCTCAAGGGGAAGCAGGTCTCGGTGGATGCGATGACCACCGGCTATGCCTTCGTGCTGCGCAAGCTCCTGGAGAAAGGCGGGCTCAAATACACCGACACTGAATTCGTCAGCGCCGGCGGCGTACTGCAACGCTTCCAGGCGCTGATGGAGAAGAAGCACGCCGGAACGCTGCTGATCTCGCCCTTCGAGGTGAACGCACAGGCCAAGGGGTTCAACCTGCTCACCAATGCCGACGAGGCGCTTGGCCGCTACCAGGGGCTTGTGGGGGCGGCGCGACGGAGCTGGGCGAAGGAAAACGAGGAGGCGGTCGTCGGCTATATCCGCGCTTATATCGCCGGCCTCGACTGGCTCTACGACCCGGCCAACAAGGCGGATGCCATCGCGCTCTTGCGCAAGAATCTGCCGAATATGTCGGCGGAGCTGGCCGCCAAATCCTACGACATCCTGCTCAATCCGAAGACCGGCTTCGCCCGGCATGCCGAACTCGACATCGAGGGTGTGAAGACCGTGCTTGCGCTTCGCAGCGAATACGGCGAACCGCGCAAGCAGCTCACTGACGCAGCCAAATATTACGACCTCCGATATCATGCCAAGGCGCGCGGGCAGTAA
- the clpS gene encoding ATP-dependent Clp protease adapter ClpS, producing MSDPTVRPRPRTKTAPKTQRPPLYKVILLNDDYTPREFVVQVLKAVFRMGADRAYAVMMTAHRKGACVIAVYTRDVAETKANEATDLGKQKGYPLFFTTEPEE from the coding sequence ATGAGCGACCCGACCGTCAGGCCGCGTCCACGGACGAAGACCGCGCCGAAGACGCAGCGGCCGCCGCTCTACAAGGTGATTCTTCTCAACGACGATTACACACCGCGCGAATTCGTGGTGCAGGTGCTGAAGGCCGTGTTCCGCATGGGTGCGGACCGCGCCTACGCCGTGATGATGACGGCGCACAGGAAGGGCGCCTGCGTGATCGCCGTCTATACGCGCGACGTCGCGGAAACCAAGGCGAATGAAGCGACCGATCTCGGAAAGCAGAAGGGATATCCGCTCTTCTTCACCACCGAGCCTGAGGAATAG
- a CDS encoding DUF2336 domain-containing protein, translating into MTGTALLTELDASLRSGSHDRSAETLRRVTDLFLNGERYSEQQLSLFDDVFTRLVAKIETRALAELSDRLAAAENAPAGIIRRLASDDAIEVASPVLTQSKILTDNDLADIARTKSQDHLLAVSKRDSISSSVTDILIERGDSNVMHSLAGNTGAAISDSGYSRLLDKTKTDEVLGEILASRNDISLPGLRRLLMRATKEVCARLLKRVKPDFKKDVHETLLRIFDQVDNDIHRQRDAALHEIQALHARGQLDAKAVHEFCKAEQLAQTTAGLALLGRTSFELVADILDSGQNHPLMVACKAAGFPWSVTYLILKSRPHQHDIVEFQFDQLLFDYCRLSQDAARRVLQLWDARRAAKSSSDDASMTEPERPVRKPRASPRSKIHQAAIILGPNNFEKRCIMLDISRGGARLQVAATVDVPDRFTLSLARNRLIRRDCTVVWRSAGQPEKTLGVSFD; encoded by the coding sequence ATGACCGGCACTGCCCTGCTCACGGAACTCGATGCATCGCTGCGTTCTGGATCGCATGACCGATCCGCCGAGACATTGCGGCGCGTCACTGACCTGTTTCTGAATGGCGAGCGCTACAGCGAGCAGCAACTCAGTTTGTTCGACGACGTGTTCACTCGCCTCGTCGCCAAGATCGAGACGCGGGCGCTCGCGGAATTGAGCGATCGTCTGGCCGCGGCCGAAAATGCGCCGGCCGGAATCATCCGCCGGCTCGCCAGCGACGACGCCATCGAGGTTGCATCTCCCGTCCTCACCCAATCCAAAATCCTCACCGACAATGATCTCGCCGACATCGCGCGGACCAAAAGCCAGGATCACCTGCTCGCCGTCTCCAAGCGCGACAGCATCAGCTCCTCGGTCACCGACATCCTGATCGAGCGCGGCGACAGCAACGTCATGCACAGTCTCGCCGGCAATACCGGCGCCGCCATCTCGGACAGCGGCTATTCGCGTCTCCTCGACAAGACGAAAACCGACGAGGTTCTCGGCGAAATCCTTGCATCCCGGAACGACATTTCGCTTCCCGGCCTGCGCCGGCTGCTGATGCGCGCGACCAAGGAGGTTTGCGCGCGCCTCTTGAAAAGGGTGAAGCCGGATTTCAAAAAGGATGTGCATGAAACGCTGTTGCGTATTTTCGACCAGGTCGACAACGACATCCACCGGCAGCGTGATGCCGCTCTGCACGAAATTCAGGCGCTGCATGCCAGGGGCCAACTCGACGCCAAGGCCGTGCATGAATTCTGCAAGGCGGAGCAGCTCGCGCAGACAACGGCGGGACTGGCCCTGCTGGGCAGGACCAGCTTCGAACTGGTCGCGGATATTCTGGATTCCGGCCAGAACCACCCCCTGATGGTGGCCTGCAAGGCGGCCGGCTTTCCGTGGTCAGTGACCTATCTGATCCTCAAGTCGCGCCCGCACCAGCACGACATTGTCGAATTCCAGTTCGACCAGTTGCTGTTCGATTATTGCCGCCTCTCGCAAGACGCGGCGCGACGTGTGCTGCAACTCTGGGACGCCCGGCGCGCGGCGAAATCTTCTTCCGACGATGCTTCGATGACCGAGCCGGAGCGCCCGGTGCGCAAGCCGCGCGCCTCGCCCCGCAGCAAGATCCACCAGGCCGCGATCATTCTCGGTCCCAATAATTTCGAGAAGCGCTGCATCATGCTGGACATCTCGCGCGGGGGTGCCAGGCTGCAGGTCGCCGCCACAGTCGACGTGCCCGACCGCTTCACCCTCTCTCTGGCCCGCAACCGCCTCATCCGCCGCGACTGCACGGTCGTCTGGCGCTCCGCCGGCCAGCCCGAAAAAACCCTCGGTGTCAGTTTCGACTGA
- a CDS encoding D-Ala-D-Ala carboxypeptidase family metallohydrolase, with product MRPLLAAAFLIPVSIVPAKAQIFSDNYATLWQWPFAAPAVVQRPHAGRGGSSVSRACLSAQTRAVLAQLEGRFGPVKVVSTCRRGATIAGTRRPSMHRYGMAVDFEAPGRKAAVVQWLRANNSGLVMTYARSAHIHFDTGSYRHYACAECGARRRHSRR from the coding sequence ATGCGCCCACTTCTCGCCGCTGCCTTCCTGATTCCTGTCAGCATCGTTCCCGCCAAGGCCCAGATCTTCTCCGACAATTACGCGACGCTCTGGCAATGGCCATTCGCCGCGCCCGCGGTCGTGCAGCGGCCGCATGCGGGGCGCGGCGGCAGCAGCGTCTCGCGCGCCTGTCTTAGCGCGCAGACGCGGGCGGTGCTGGCGCAGCTCGAAGGCCGCTTCGGTCCGGTCAAGGTCGTGTCCACCTGCCGGCGCGGCGCCACCATCGCCGGCACGCGGCGGCCCTCCATGCATCGCTACGGGATGGCCGTGGATTTCGAGGCGCCCGGCCGCAAGGCCGCTGTCGTCCAGTGGCTGCGCGCGAACAATTCCGGCCTGGTGATGACCTATGCCCGCTCCGCGCACATCCATTTCGACACGGGCAGCTATCGTCACTACGCCTGTGCCGAATGCGGCGCACGCCGGCGTCATTCCCGGCGCTGA
- a CDS encoding protein phosphatase 2C domain-containing protein, producing the protein MMTPVAHVCAFTHRGRVRAQNEDTIVVGGWVSPAEMDAPRTFRHPISAPLLCAVADGMGGHLAGEVASRHVGRRLADTGEYLVTAQRLRATLSRVNNELYEMMEKDQDLAGMGTTVAGLVLARPLLWVNIGDSRIYRAGEDGLSQLSIDDTPPGPRTGRITQSLGAGDPDWPLHPHFGEEALSVPARFLLCSDGLTDTLSDEEIADCLALPDGEAVLQLFDHAMRAGGTDNVSIVLVRVEEGV; encoded by the coding sequence ATGATGACGCCCGTCGCCCATGTCTGCGCCTTCACCCATCGCGGGCGTGTGCGCGCGCAGAACGAGGACACGATCGTCGTCGGCGGCTGGGTCTCGCCGGCTGAGATGGATGCGCCGCGCACATTCCGTCATCCGATTTCGGCGCCGCTTCTCTGCGCGGTCGCCGACGGCATGGGCGGACATCTGGCGGGCGAGGTCGCGAGCCGCCATGTGGGGCGGCGGCTGGCGGATACGGGCGAATATCTCGTGACTGCGCAGCGGCTGCGCGCGACGCTGTCGCGCGTCAACAACGAGCTCTACGAGATGATGGAAAAGGATCAAGACCTCGCCGGCATGGGTACGACCGTTGCCGGCCTCGTGCTGGCACGGCCGTTGCTCTGGGTCAATATCGGCGACAGCCGGATTTACCGCGCGGGCGAGGACGGCCTGTCGCAGCTCTCGATCGACGACACTCCGCCAGGCCCGCGCACTGGTCGGATCACGCAATCGCTTGGGGCCGGCGATCCCGACTGGCCGCTGCATCCGCATTTTGGGGAAGAGGCGCTGTCAGTGCCGGCGCGCTTTCTGCTGTGCAGCGACGGGCTCACCGACACGCTAAGCGACGAGGAGATCGCGGATTGTCTTGCGCTGCCCGACGGCGAAGCCGTGCTTCAGTTGTTCGATCACGCCATGCGCGCTGGCGGCACCGACAATGTATCGATTGTGCTGGTGCGGGTGGAGGAGGGCGTGTGA
- a CDS encoding D-Ala-D-Ala carboxypeptidase family metallohydrolase produces MHKTLAAAIALLAGLVPAKAQTTSLNGTIQTAQAATPKQPRGNSVSRACLTAQTRAVLAQFEGQFGPVKVISTCRPGAVIAGSGRPSQHRYGKAVDFVPPPGQRAAIISWLRQNANGAVITYRSGHVHFDTGPWRVYSCGDCGSRSVRRASTAVSARAKVSEAVPSPSAPH; encoded by the coding sequence ATGCACAAAACGCTCGCTGCTGCGATCGCCCTCCTCGCCGGTCTCGTTCCCGCAAAGGCCCAGACCACCTCTCTTAACGGCACGATTCAAACAGCGCAGGCTGCCACGCCAAAACAACCGCGCGGCAACAGCGTGTCGCGCGCCTGCCTCACAGCGCAGACGCGCGCCGTGCTCGCACAGTTTGAAGGACAGTTCGGTCCGGTGAAGGTCATCTCCACCTGTCGGCCCGGTGCGGTCATCGCCGGCAGCGGCCGGCCCTCGCAACATCGCTACGGCAAGGCGGTGGATTTTGTGCCGCCGCCCGGACAGCGCGCGGCGATCATCTCCTGGCTACGTCAGAATGCCAACGGCGCGGTGATCACTTATCGGTCCGGTCATGTGCATTTCGACACGGGACCATGGCGCGTCTATTCCTGCGGCGACTGTGGAAGCCGCAGCGTCCGGCGCGCCTCCACTGCTGTGTCTGCGCGAGCCAAGGTCAGCGAAGCGGTCCCCTCACCGTCGGCACCCCATTGA
- a CDS encoding ABC transporter ATP-binding protein, with amino-acid sequence MPDLLTVDKLKAGYGEAVVLSGLSFSLAQGQALAVLGRNGMGKTTLINTIVGVTRHFGGTIRLDGADITPLRPDQRAHAGIGWVPQERNIFRSLTVVENLTAVAQSGHWTLPRIFELFPRLAERRLNFGSQLSGGEQQMLAIARALALNPRVMLLDEPLEGLAPIVVEELMRALRRIIVEEGMSAILVEQNAQKVLSVTDRAIIVERGSIVYEGDSANLRSERHILETHLGVAHAGARAFG; translated from the coding sequence ATGCCTGATCTGCTCACCGTCGACAAGCTCAAGGCCGGCTACGGCGAAGCCGTCGTGCTGTCCGGCCTTTCGTTCTCGCTGGCGCAAGGACAGGCGCTGGCCGTGCTCGGCCGCAACGGCATGGGCAAGACGACGCTGATCAACACGATTGTCGGAGTCACCCGGCATTTCGGTGGCACCATTCGCCTCGACGGCGCCGACATCACGCCGTTGCGGCCCGACCAGCGCGCCCATGCCGGCATCGGCTGGGTGCCGCAGGAGCGCAACATTTTCCGATCGCTGACGGTGGTGGAGAACCTGACCGCGGTCGCGCAGTCGGGCCACTGGACGTTGCCGCGCATTTTCGAGTTATTTCCACGGCTCGCCGAACGCCGCCTCAATTTCGGCAGTCAGCTTTCCGGCGGCGAACAGCAAATGCTGGCCATCGCGCGGGCGCTGGCGCTCAATCCGCGCGTCATGCTGCTGGACGAGCCGCTTGAGGGGCTTGCGCCGATCGTGGTGGAGGAGCTGATGCGCGCCCTGCGCCGCATCATCGTCGAGGAAGGCATGTCCGCAATTCTGGTCGAGCAGAATGCGCAAAAGGTCCTGAGCGTCACCGACCGCGCCATAATCGTCGAGCGCGGAAGCATCGTCTATGAAGGCGACAGCGCGAACTTGCGGTCCGAACGCCACATTCTTGAAACGCATCTCGGCGTCGCGCATGCCGGAGCGCGGGCATTTGGCTAG
- a CDS encoding ABC transporter ATP-binding protein: MTMALETVALDKWYGGIHPTNNVSLRVEKGARRALIGPNGAGKTTLINLMTGVVRPSAGQVLLEGQDITNLKPHARARLGMVRTFQINQLFGDLTPLESLTLAVSERLRLGTDIWSPVGAKSQIVEEVTEILQSYRLADVMNERTAILPYGKQRLLEIAVAVACRPRVLLLDEPAAGVPEDERHDILASIMSLPKDVTVLLIEHDMDIVFNFADRISVLVNGALFADGTPDEVARDPRVRAIYLGEAADA, translated from the coding sequence ATGACAATGGCGCTGGAAACTGTCGCGCTCGACAAGTGGTATGGCGGCATCCACCCGACCAACAATGTGTCGCTGCGGGTCGAGAAAGGCGCGCGCCGCGCCCTCATCGGTCCCAACGGCGCCGGCAAGACCACGCTGATCAATCTCATGACCGGTGTGGTGCGGCCGAGCGCCGGGCAAGTCCTGCTCGAAGGTCAGGACATCACCAATCTGAAGCCGCACGCCCGCGCCCGTCTCGGCATGGTGCGGACCTTCCAGATTAACCAGCTGTTCGGCGATCTCACGCCGCTGGAGTCGCTCACGCTGGCCGTGTCGGAACGGCTGCGTCTGGGCACCGATATCTGGTCGCCTGTCGGGGCCAAATCGCAGATCGTCGAGGAGGTGACGGAGATTCTGCAAAGCTACCGTCTCGCCGATGTGATGAACGAACGCACCGCGATCCTGCCCTATGGCAAGCAGCGCCTTTTGGAGATCGCGGTCGCCGTCGCCTGCCGGCCCCGGGTGCTCCTGCTTGACGAGCCCGCCGCCGGCGTCCCCGAGGACGAGCGCCACGACATCCTGGCCAGCATCATGTCGCTGCCGAAGGACGTGACCGTGCTGCTGATCGAGCACGACATGGACATTGTGTTCAATTTCGCCGACCGCATCTCGGTCCTGGTCAACGGCGCGCTCTTCGCCGATGGCACGCCCGACGAGGTTGCGCGTGATCCGCGGGTCAGGGCCATCTATCTTGGCGAGGCCGCCGATGCCTGA
- a CDS encoding branched-chain amino acid ABC transporter permease, which translates to MHAFAEKIPALTTLVRKTLAGRRAWHPFELIFWAAVAATLFVAPDRHLILTEIAWLALFALSLDLILGYAGIVSLGHAAFFGVGAYAAGLLAKHEIVNEPLLALLLSGCLAAAVGFVASFLVLRGSDLTRLMVTLGVALVLRELANKHAWLTGGADGLQGVTIKPLLGLFRFDMFGHTGYYYSVAVLAVLFLIARRMMNSSFGLSLRAIKDNPTRAAAIGIPLNARLVAIYTIAAGYAGIAGALLTQTTAFTSLDVFSFERSADLLLVLIIGGTGYLYGGIIGAILFKLLQDYLSAVTPQYWPFWIGLLLVAIVLIGRDRLASWAAPFHRLAARMDWRRAPPTSPLRDGSQ; encoded by the coding sequence ATGCACGCCTTCGCCGAAAAAATTCCCGCATTGACGACTCTGGTGCGCAAAACCCTCGCTGGCCGCCGCGCCTGGCATCCCTTCGAGCTTATCTTCTGGGCCGCGGTGGCGGCCACCCTGTTCGTCGCGCCCGATCGCCATCTTATCCTCACCGAGATCGCCTGGCTGGCGCTGTTCGCGCTGTCGCTCGACCTCATCCTTGGCTATGCCGGCATCGTCTCGCTTGGACACGCGGCCTTTTTCGGCGTCGGCGCCTATGCGGCCGGACTGCTCGCTAAGCACGAGATCGTCAACGAGCCGCTGCTTGCGCTCTTGCTTTCCGGCTGCCTGGCCGCGGCGGTCGGCTTTGTCGCGAGCTTTCTGGTCCTGCGCGGCTCTGATCTGACCCGCCTGATGGTGACATTGGGCGTTGCGCTGGTCCTGCGCGAGCTCGCCAACAAGCACGCCTGGTTGACCGGCGGCGCCGACGGCCTGCAAGGCGTCACCATCAAGCCGCTGCTCGGCCTGTTCCGTTTCGACATGTTCGGACACACCGGCTATTACTATTCGGTGGCCGTGCTGGCGGTGCTCTTTCTGATCGCGCGCCGCATGATGAATTCGTCCTTCGGGTTGTCGCTGCGGGCGATCAAGGACAACCCGACGCGCGCGGCGGCGATCGGCATTCCGCTGAATGCCAGGCTGGTGGCGATCTACACCATTGCGGCGGGCTATGCGGGGATTGCCGGCGCCCTGCTGACCCAGACGACGGCCTTCACCTCGCTTGACGTCTTCTCCTTCGAGCGCTCGGCCGATCTGCTGCTGGTTCTGATCATCGGTGGCACCGGCTATCTCTATGGCGGCATCATCGGCGCCATCCTGTTCAAGCTGCTGCAGGATTATCTGTCCGCGGTCACCCCGCAATACTGGCCGTTCTGGATCGGGCTCCTGCTCGTGGCCATCGTCCTGATCGGACGTGATCGCCTCGCCTCCTGGGCGGCACCGTTCCACCGACTGGCGGCACGCATGGACTGGCGCCGCGCGCCGCCGACGTCACCCCTGCGGGATGGCTCGCAATGA